In the genome of Bremerella sp. P1, the window TTGCGAATAATTGGTGATTGTTTACGTCTGAGTGTTTAGACGAGTCACTTAGGAAATGGTTCGCGGAAAACTTGGCTTTCTTGAAAAAGAAAATGCCCACTCCAATACGTGAAGTGGGCATTGATCTTGAATGATGGTGACTGAGAGCTTACTCACGCCACTCAAAGAATCCGATCTTCTTCAAATCGCTTTCCAATGTTTTCTTCTCTTGCGCCGTCAAATCACGCCAAGGCAGACGTGGCGGACCAACCGGCAAGCCGACCATTTCCATGATCGCTTTCTGCGCCGGCAGCGCGGGATATCGCACGAAGGCCTGGACCATTTCCACGGACAGCAGTTGCAGGTCACGTGCAGCTTCATTCTCGCCTTGCCGGTAGGCCTCGATCATGCGGCGATAGAGTCCCGGGGCAAAGTTATAGGTGCTCCCTACGGCCCCTCTTGCTCCGGCACCGAGTCCGCAAAGCAGCATTTCATCGCAGCCGTACAGCAGATCGAACTGATCGGCAAAGTGAGCCTTGCAGGCCTGGAACTCATGAATTGACTGGGACGTGTATTTCACCCCGTTGAGTTCCGGCAACTCCTTGGCCGCTTGCGTCAGCAGTGCATGGAGGTCGAAGTCGACGCCAGTAATTCGCGGGATGTGATAGTAATAGAACGGCAACTCAGGCGCCCCCTGCATGATCTCTCGCAGAGAATCAAGAAGCAGAGTGATGCTGGCCGGCTTGAAGTAGGTTGGCGGCGTGGCGCTGATTGCGTCGGCACCAATCGCTTGAGCATGTTCGGCCAGCTCGCGCGACTCTTGCACGCTGTTGTGCCCCACTTGAATGATGACGGGGATGCGGCCGGACACTGCTTCCACGAAAGCTTCCGCCGTCTGCCGACGTTCGTTGCCAGTCAGCGATACCCCTTCCCCGGTGCTTCCGTTGACGTACAAGCCAGCCACGCCCGATGCGACGAGCGCATCAACCATCGCCCCGATCGGCTTGAGATCAAGTTTTCCCTCGGCAGTAAGCGGCGTGAACGTGGCCGCGACCAGCCCTTCCAATTGCATGCAATTCGGCTCCTGCGATTTTGGCAGCGGCTCTGTTGTTTGCCCGCAGAGCGTTTCCGCCTTCATGGTGCCTGAGTTCATGGATTCTTCGCTTCCGATTCTGGCACGTTCAAAAGGAAAAGGGAAATAGTCTCGTAGGGGTTATTTTCGCCAACTTCAGCCAGACAGCCGAACTGACTATCACCCAGTGGAGCGATGCATGAATAGGCCGTGTGGCTGGGGTAAAGGGTCTGCTTCCACGGCCAGGTCTTGTTATCGTCGAAACTGGCAAGCACCGTCAGGTTACGGCGTTTGGAGGGATCTCGAGGACTAGAGAACAACAGTATGCCCGGTTCGTCGGTCGTTGACCAGCGATAGCGAACGATACTGGCCTGACAAACAGGAGAAATCAGCTCGCGGGCATCGGTTATTTCAGACCAAGTCAGCCCGCCGTCGGTGCTGACCGACTGGGCTCGGCACCCCTGGCCGCGATACGATCGCATATCAATGACCATATGCCCCTGATCGCCGATTTCGACGACCTGACACTCGTTCATATTGGGATGAATCGTGCCACCCAGCTGCCATGACTTTCCATGGTCGTCGCTATAGATGACGTGCGAGCCGAAGCCGTAGCCTTTCTTATCCACTGCTGGATCAATTGAATAGCTGTGGTCGCATGGAATCACCAAGCGGCCCTTGTGCGGACCATGCTTCAGTTGAATACCGACACCAGGACCCGTGGCATACCAGCCCCAGTCGGGGTTCTTGGTCGAGTCGGTAATGTCCACTGGATCGGTCCATGTTTTGCCGTGGTCATCGGAGTGACACACCCAGACGGTGCGTGTGCCCTTCGACTTCTTCAGCTTGATGGCCGACTCGTGATCTTCGCCCAGGTTGTGCGTGAGCAGCAAATGAATCCGCCCGGTCGTTTCATCCACCACCGGACAAGGATTTCCGCAGGTGTTGTCGTTATCTTTCCAAACGATGACCTGATCACCCCAAGTTTTGCCCTGATCGGTTGAGCGTTTCATCACCAAATCGATCGCACCGGTATCGCTTCGAGAGTTGCGGCGACCTTCGCAGAAAGCCAACAGCGATCCATCCTGTGCCTGGATCAGCGCCGGAATGCGATATGTGTCGTAGCCATCTTCGCCGCTTTTCCAGATGGTGATGGGCTGGCGCTGTTTCGCGAGCTGATCAAGTTCCGCAACCGTGAATCGTACTGAGACGACCGAGTTCTTTTCTTCCGGCCGATAGCCGACATAAGTCGTCGCGACGAACGTTCCGTCAGGCAGTCGTTCAATCCCCGGGTAGCCCGTATCGAGGGGACGCCCGTGGTGCTCC includes:
- a CDS encoding dihydrodipicolinate synthase family protein, whose protein sequence is MNSGTMKAETLCGQTTEPLPKSQEPNCMQLEGLVAATFTPLTAEGKLDLKPIGAMVDALVASGVAGLYVNGSTGEGVSLTGNERRQTAEAFVEAVSGRIPVIIQVGHNSVQESRELAEHAQAIGADAISATPPTYFKPASITLLLDSLREIMQGAPELPFYYYHIPRITGVDFDLHALLTQAAKELPELNGVKYTSQSIHEFQACKAHFADQFDLLYGCDEMLLCGLGAGARGAVGSTYNFAPGLYRRMIEAYRQGENEAARDLQLLSVEMVQAFVRYPALPAQKAIMEMVGLPVGPPRLPWRDLTAQEKKTLESDLKKIGFFEWRE